TTTAGGAATTGAGAGTTGTTAATcatgaaagaaaacaaataatacAATGCATATTAATAGTAAtgtattctctttttttttataaaaaataattgcttgcaCTATATGAAATGATTAATCCctgatttttttgtcttatcAACTACAAAaattgtttaaatattttcgtaaaaaatgaaaatatttttttattcatttctttaagtgatataaataattttttttattaaaaaaaaatattttttaaatcattcatttttcactaaTTAAAGGTATCTTGCTAAAAGTGACATCTGATATTGGAACAAAACGGGTTAATTACCGCTACCGGTAGACAACTGAAACTGAAactctttacccaaaaaaaaaaaaaaactaaaactgaAACCTCCACAAAATTAGGCAAAAATggataaaattaatttaatattcgATTATcgataatttaaattaaaaaataaaaaaagcaagaCCACCCGTGGTCCGTACCAACTGGAGCAACCATAAaaactttcctcctcctcctcctcctcctcttcctccaatTTCCATTGCAGAGACGACcgggaaggaggagaagaagaggaccGTACGTAATCTCATCGCCGGTCGACGGAGATCCGCGATCGGCCTCGCTCGCAGTTTTCGATTCTTCGATCGAGAGGGAACCGCGAGCGAATTGCCGAGCGGAAGCGAACGTCGAAGATGAGTCAAGACGATAAAAGCAGAGGCTTGATCGGCGACCCCCAGCAGAGCCCGAACTACTACGGAACGTTCCAAGGCGTAGCGAACTACTataaccctcctcctcctcctccgcagctgcagcagcagcagctgttCCCTCCGCCGGTCATCGGGTTCCCCCACCCGGTTCCACCTCCGGGCTCCACCGGCAGTCCCCGGTTCTATCCTTACGGTTATCAAACCGTCGCGGGTATTCATCTCGTCGTGCATACGCTAATTCTTTTGAGTTTCGAGTTTGGTTTCCCGAATTCGTTTTGTGAGCATGTTAAGGATCGCCTCAGGATGGAATTGGAATATTGAATCCTGTTTCTTTGTCCTGATGTTCTGTATATTTTGGTAGGATTACGTTATCCTGTGGAGATTCTGGCTTCATTTTGGCATACATATTGATTATTACACCTAGAACATGACGATCTGTTTGTTTGGTTTTGAAGTGTTGGGTCTTCGAACCGTCTctcaaatcagaaaattttagatttcgAATGATAGTTAGCAGCGTGACTTGATGTGATCACCTTTGTGTCTTGGTTGCATGATCCAGAAGAAATGATACACTTGATATATTTTGTTGCAATGAGAGGAAAGGCATTGTTTTCCTGTGGTTTCGACGAACAAACACTTCGTTTGCTTACGATGACTCCATATCTCATTACGGGTTCTTGTACATTAAAGGTTATGCAATTGTGGAGGGAACACCGGTTAGAGAGCATCGCTTACCTTGCTGCGGTCTTGGTATCGGCTGGTTCTTGTAAGTAATTTGGATGAGCCATCTCTTTCTAGCTGTGCAATGCATCTCCTGAGTGTTTTCTAGTGCAAAAATAAGGGTTAGGAGAATTTGTATGGGCACGCATTCTTTGTAACACACTAGGAGGACAGGAGCTAAACTATCTTTGCATGCTTACATTCTCACAGTGCTCACGATGAAAATCATCTATCACTTGATTTATCTTTCCATTTGTAAGTTGTGTGTGAATATTTGTCGTTGCATGCATAAATCATTTTGTTTATCTTTGAACTTGGTATCCTTTTTAGAAGTGTGCATTGCTTGAGAATTAGCCAATTGTCTGTGTTACTGGTAAAAatcctaagagagagagagagagagagagagagagaggtggtaaGCAAAGCAAGTTTTAGTGTAATTATAGTTAGAagaaacataaattataaaagGGAACAATGCAACCTTAccttttgaaatgaaaaaagtgGAAGGCATTCTGTATCTCTCATACTGTGGGTAGCTTCAGaccaaataatttctaatttttgtcaAGTAGAGGTGGAGCAATCTTTTTAAGGGCCTCGTATGGAAGTAAATGAACAagcaatttattttccaaaatggtggacttatttgcaaatttttgggatttcttgAGGTTGGTAAGTGATGTGGTAAGTGATGCTAATTACGTTATCTCATCTGCAAGGTTCTTGATTGGTTTCTTTCTCGGTGGCATCCCCTGGTACATTGGGACTTTTCTCCTTATTTGTGCTTGCCCAGATCGGCGAGAAAAGCCTGGATATGTTGCTTGTGCAATAGCTGTAAGTGTCTATTCTCCATCCTTATACCTTATCGTGCTTAAGAATGACATGCTTGTGTTAATGGATAAGTTACTTCCAGATGTGCTAATATTGATTCAACTAATTTTAGGTGTAGCAACTTAGGAGAATGCTCAGAACTTCAAGAATTCTCTAGTTGGATTTGCATTAAGCCTTGATCCCATGCTTAGTGGAAGTTACTCCAAAAAATCTGTTTCCTTCGCTTCGATACATAAGGAATGTTACTTAACCAGCATTAACATGTGTTATTGCATTTTCAATGGAGGTTCTGCAAGAGAGTATTTCCTCCTCAGTCTACTAGTTCTAGGCACCAACTTCAACTCAGCCGGAAACTGAGGAACTTGATTGTTCTAGCTGCATGGGCTGATAATGACACCCAGTAATTGCCTAGCCAAGAAATATCAGTATCGAAAGTTATAAGTCAAAAAACATATGTCTCTACCCAGTAGAGTTTACTTTAAGTAAACTAATTGTGCTGATGAAtaattggagaaaatattaATCCCTTTGGTAGACTATTTGCTCATTATGGTTCATGCTTGGCATTCCCtcgagaaaaaaattgataccaTTTGCAAGTTGCAACTCCTGTTTATGCGTGAGCTGCTCCATATTGcgttttttcattatttaggGCATTATTGTGTAATTCCAACTTCAAGATTGCAAGTTATTCTACTTGCCATAGGagaaattttttaacattaacaTAAAGTTCATCTTTGACATTTCAGTCTTTCCTTGCTGTTCTTGCTGTTACTGTGGGCGCGACAAGGGGGCCTCATAGGTGGTGAGATCATACCAAGGGACTCCAGAATAGTTGTACAGTGATGCCTTGAGACTGCcgaaaaaaatttgttgctatTTTACCTGTCATTTTATCTAAATATACTGCTTTAGATGCAAAGTAACTTGTAAGGTTGGTGGAAGACTAATAATGCGAGGTCTCTATAAGGTTTCCATTTGCCGTTGCCTCCTTGTTTGGGATAAATTGCAAAATCAGGTAAGCGAATCTGGGCTTACTCCATGGAGATCAGTAAACTTTTTATCCTGTCTCGATCTGGTTTCAACTTTATGAGTTGCAGCACTCTAGTATCTTTGGTTCATTTTAGTCTCCAGATTTCGAATCATTAGCAAGTATAGTATGACACATTCAAGCTGATATAGTCGCCATGGTGCTGTTAATAGCGGTCAACGGCAGTGATATGACAACATTGGGTGACCAAATTTGAGATTTGGTGTCCATATTTATTTTAGTAGTTTTGGTGACCATAGTTGAGAGTATGATCGGTTTTCATTTGACTCGGCGTTCTTGATGTTGACAGTGAATGATGAACTTGTGTATTACATTCATGGGCTATTGACTTAGAATAAGGGTTTAGTTGCTATTTTCTAATCAACTCAGTAATTATTCATATAACCGTGATTTACCAAATTCGGTCGTGGAACTATGTTATattttctaaacattttgtgtCGTTCTGATTGTCTGTTGGATGCAATTTCAGAACACCAAGGCTCGTTCAACAAGCTAAGTATTGGAAAGACACTTGTTAATATGACCATTTTGTGAATTATGAGTCATAACTTTGAAATAGTAGCCTCCGAGACGTATTCCTCGTGCATCTTTCATCGAAAAGCAAATCCATTTTATTCACTCAAAGCATTTCACTTTATTTCAACTGTCCCTTTATGTGTACTACATCTAAGGAGAATTTCAAGTAAGAGTATGAAGTTAGGTCTTTTTCTAGAAAGAGATTCATAATGGACCTTTGAGTCAAATAATGGCTTGACTTGCTCGACGCTCCGTttcttttgcgaaaaataaatcatttaaaaaatatttttctgaaaataattgCTCATGTTACTTGACactatttattgaaaatattttcattaccaagaaaaatttatgtctaaacccTTTGCTCAAGTGAAAGATTGTTCATCTTTTTCACTTACAAACCTAGATTtaaattatccaaattactCAATTATAACCAAAGACGATTAATAAGATTAATAAGAGTATGGAGATGTGTGCTTTGACAATGTTGGGCATGCTTTAATAGGGTGCCTAGGATGAGGGACTCCTACACCTAGTTATGATTTGCGGGTCAATGGAAAGTTTTACCATTGATCGGATAAAAACAAACATCGGTTGCGCCACAGAAAATTATGCATGTTCGAGAGTGAAAATAATCTCAGATGAAATCTTATTATTCGTAGTGCATGGGTGCCCATAAAAATATTAATCGAGTGTTTGTCGAGTTTTACTAAGATACCGATTGATTTATTAAATTTCTCCTAAGAATTTAAGATTCATATGAAAATTAAGGTAATGAATATTAATATTTGAAAGTGCTAAAAACTGAAATAGAGATTTCTCCCCGAGGCTAAGTAGTAAGAGTACTAAAtagtaaaaagagaaaacagaaagagagagaacaagcGCTAGGGTTTGTGCCTCTCTCCTATAAAAGCAATAGAAAACCCTAGCTAGCCACTCCAGCAACGAGGAGGGAAGTATAGAGGGACCGTCGCGCTTTCGCAGatcttcatcgtcttctccCTCTCGCGTCTGAGGAAATGGTCACCTTCAGGGtctgtatctctctctctctctctctcctttgaagGTCGCATCGATTGCCCAATTggcgaaaatgtttaggatcatCGAACGACTTCGTCGCGTGTGTATGTCGGGCTTCTTGCATCATTCGATAGGAAGAATGAAACCATAAATTTGAGGTTTTGGTGGCTGGTCATCGTGGAACATCTGACTGACTGCGAAAAGTGGGGTGCATTTCTCAATTTCCATTGTTTTACGAggaatttttctttcctctgtATTCGGAAAAGGTGCTGCTACGGTTTAGAAGTTGGTTCGGGGGATTgtgtttattttattctattttatttttttgtttccctgAGGAATTTTTGTCTTGCGGGTTGCAGTTTCACCAGTACCAGGTTGTGGGTAGAGCCCTGCCCACTGAGGCAGATGAGCACCCGAAGATCTATCGAATGAAGCTGTGGGCCACCAATGAGGTCCGCGCCAAGTCCAAGTTCTGGTACGCGAGTAATGAAATCTTTGGATTTTGGGCACTATGCTATTGTGTGTGATACCACGAAATGTGAACGTCTCTGTTGAGAATTCGTTTAAGTGTTTGGTTTCGATTGATGTTGGGTTAGGTATTTCCTGAGGAAGCTGAAGAAGGTCAAGAAGAGCAATGGCCAGGTTCTTGCGATCAACGAGGTATTTCGCTGGTCAATCATTCTCAGCAGTGGGATTGCTCTTTGAATTGATTTCCAGTGTTCTCATGATAATAATAGGAGCTGCATGGAATTTGTTCGTGAGGTTCTGTTCTGATTTCTTAGGAACCTTTGCTTTGCTTCCCTATATCTGCTAGATGTACTATTTTGTAAACCAGAAGTTGAAGCTTGGTTTTGCCCTCATGGTCCTTAATTCCTCAGATGAGTTTTCTCAATATCATTCGTGGTAATCATCAATTGGAAGTTTTTATCCCTGAAAAGATCAATTATGGTCTCGTCTCACATGCTTAACATCCTTATATACAAATTTGTGGACCTAGCATAATCTGACGTTGGAATCCTGGGAAAGCCGATGGAGTCTAGGGCCTGAGcggattaatttgatttttgagtgGCTTTcgccttaaaaaaaaagtatgttcTTTAGCAATGTTTAGAGGAGTTAAGATTTGTAAGTCCTTTTGCCTCTGATTTCTAGAAAGTTTGGCATCGTTTTAATGAATTAAGCAAAGATGTTTTGAGCTTTTCCTACACTATTGAGATAGGATTGTGTAAATACAGAAAATGGACTTAGAAAGTAGCTAGAAGATCCTATCTTTGGAGAAAAGTATAGGCATAGACAGGGTGGACACTTCCCTCATGAACTATGTAGCTCTAAGATCAGGAACTGTTCTTTGTATGTACGGTAAGAATGGAGAAAAGCTGTATGTTTCTACATCGATTTCCTTTCTTCTATGCAAGTGCATCTCAAGAGTTCTAGGAGTTCCATCTTTCAAAGGTTGAATGTGGACTAGTTTCTGAAACTCCAAAAGCTGGATTTTTCAGTTTCTATTATATGCCATTAGATTAAGAGGTGCTTGACCCCACTTTAAACTAACATTTTCTATTTAATGGTAAGGTTTTATATTTTACTAGGATTTTTTCATTGGAACCGAAAGTTAATGCAAGTTTTGTGTTATCCATCCCTTACTGTGTAATGGATAACAACTATTGTTTGACCATCTTTAGACAGGAGCAGATTTATGTTAATGAGATTTGTCTTATTTTCAAGTGCTTTCCTTTCCAAACCTCTGTAGGAATATGTAATTTGGGATTTGCATTCTGCAAATCTGCAGATAGGCTGTATATTGTATAAAACATTCATTATCAATCTCTGATACTATGCCTGCTCATTATAATATCTCTGCCTAGATTCATGATGGAGTTATAAACGAATGCATCATGGACATTCAAAATTAGTATGCATACCCATTGTCAGTAGCAGAACCTGGCAATTATATATGCACATCCTATATTAGTTAATGGATTATCCGAGAATTCTCTGACCGATTAACAAGAAGAGTTTATCACTCTTTTCTATCTATTACACTTCCAATTACTTGTCCTGTCCTTGGGGGCTGATGCCATTTGGATTATCCCATGATAGAAACTATGCAGAATTCTCTGACCGATTAACGAGAAGAGTTTATcactcttttctattttttgcacTTCCAATTACTTGTCCTCGTCCTTGAGGGCTGATGCCATTTGGATTATCCAATGATAGAAACTATGCAGAATACTGTGACCGATTAACAAGAAGAGTTTATCACTCTATTCTATGTTTTACAGCTCCAAGTACTTGTCTTGTCCTTGAGGGCTGATGCCATTTTGGTCTGAGTTGCTACACGTGAGATAGCCTCGCCATTTTCCTTTTGCTTACTAGTGTCTCTGGCAGATTTTTGAGAAGAACCCTACGAAGATCAATAACTATGGGATATGGCTCCGTTACCAAAGCCGAACCGGATACCACAACATGTATAAGGAATACCGAGATACCACACTGAATGGGGCTGTGGAGCAGATGTATACCGAGATGGCATCTCGCCACAGAGTCAGGTTCCCCTGTATCCAGATCATCAAGACAGCCACTGTTCCGGCCAAGCTTTGCAAGAGGGAGAGCACCAAGCAGTTCCACAACTCGAAGATCAAGTTCCCGCTGGTATTCAAGAAGGTTAGACCACCAACCAGGAAGCTGAAGACCACCTACAAGGCATCAAGGCCCAATTTGTTTATGTAATACCGGCAGTTGTTGATCTGAGTTATAGGGTCGTCGATAGTTTTCGTGAACACTCAGCAGCCTCATTTTTCCCCCCTTTCTTTTGTGAGAAGTTTGTCATTTATCTTAGGACATCGAGCTCTTTGGAATTTATCCTTGTTTTCTTCTACACTTTGGGTGATCAACGACTTGCTGTGATGTTGGCTTTTTGCATGTTGTCCTTAGCTCACCTCTTGTTTACGTTCATATCCAGTTTAAGCTCTTCTTTAAGGGCATGGGGAGCTTTCAAGCTTTCATGTTGCTACCatctcggttttttttttttttctatctacCCATCATTTGAATCATGGTCTGTCTTTTTACCTGTAGCTTGGATCTTGATTATATGCAACATTTCTATAGCCCCGCAATATAAGAGGATGATGGAATGATAATCAAAGCATCTGAGGTTTTCCCGACAAGAGATGATTGATTACCTGTTGTTGTCAGTTCCCAagttggagaaaatattttatttaacgGTTAGACTATGAGGCCAGATGCCATGTGGCGCAGCGGAAGTGTTGTGTTGGCCTTGTTCGTCGACTAGAATGGAGCAGTAATTTAAGGTTAACTCCTTCAAGAACTCTTGTCACTGGTTTATTTTTCAACCATCAGTATGTAGACCAGAAAGTTGCTCATTTGTCAATCGAAGCGATATGATTCTTGTCGTGTAATTGAATATAGTTCACTCGCTTACACGCACTCACGGTTTTAACTGTATTAGAAGTAAATCAATTTCGTACACCGGTTCTAATATCTTGCTCATAGAGACAAGTCTAACCCAACACGCTCTTATCACCCTTATGCTTCTTTGGTGTCGCATTGTCGAACACAGTCATCGGCACAGATTGATATCGACAAATAATACTTGTCTGAAGATAAGGCAACGTGTCTGCCAAGCCCGCTTCCCAGGGAAGCGAGGGGCCGTGCCTAGCCTTGCCTCGACGTATTTCCTTTATTGCTTATTGATGCTTTAAGAATTTCTTTTACTAGCGGTGTATCCTCTATATATCAGGTTTTTCTTTACctctatttttttgtaaaaaggtCCTAAATAGAACGACAAAAACCTATTCCTGCAAAAGCATATTTTAGACAACCTAACCAAAACTTAGAGGCGATGGAAAGTGCAAGGGTTCCTCGTAACGTTTACATTTTTTAATGATCTGATGACCCGATCTTAACATGCGACATTAATGTCACAACCATCAAGCAACTTAAAGAGGTCACCATATGGAAAAACAGATGAGAAATGATTGGTCTCACTGCAATATTTTATTGGCATTAAAGTTCAGTAATCAGATTGAGAAACGTtcctttctttgaaaataatttcaaacaaCGGCTGctcaaaaaaattccacatctcAGTGCGTCAATGTTACGTAACTGCAAGATAACAGGCTTGAATGTAAGTGCAACCATTCTCTAAGATTGGTCCAAACTTGCTTAGAAGTTCTGCTATGATTGGAGGTCCTTTTCTCAGCCAAAAAAGATCAAAGACACTTACCAGCGAAATGGGTCATCCCACAAGAGCACGAACACACAATGCTACCAGAACACCATTTTTGCTCACATAGAATTATTGGAAAGATACCCTTCCATGCCCGGAACAGAATACTTAACGTAACAATTACAAAATCATAACTCATCACTTAGTAAATAACATAAAGCATATCCTCTGCCAAAAGATGACTCAAAATTGAACAAACTCTCTAGCAACTGGCAGATAGCTTCTATTTAAAGATAAAAGTGACATAAAAAGTTCTACCCCTAGTTGGCAGCTACTAATTTTTGAATAACTGTGAATGACATGGAAGGCATCTGGCAAACCTAAACTATTAGCGGGTAAGGCAGCTCTCAATGAGAAATGAATTCCGGAATCTCCCACTAATGAGATGAATATTCAGGttacccgtatcaatggtcCAGCATAATCAAGGCTTGAATGCTGAAAAGGCCACCACAGAGTTGTGTCCTCCAAACCCGAAAGAATTTGATATGGCTGCAACCACAAACGCACAATTAACCTCAGATGTACCGTTCAAAATGATGTCACTATAATACCAACCCATTCAGGGGGAATCACTCACCAACATTCACTTCATGCTGCTGCTTCTTGTTTGCGACAGTGTCAAAATCTACAGAGGGCTCAGGATTCTAGAGTTGACAAAATGAATGTCACAGACACATATAGCAAAGCAGACAAATGGTTCTACAATAGCAAAGTTCTTCTCCAACACAGTTGGTTACAGACAAGTAGAAACGTGTAAGCGTGACAGAGGAAGAGAAAGACTATCAACTAAGAAGTTGACTGATTGACTATTAATGTTATGGTTCTCATTTGTCATCTGCTCCCTTTGTAATATCTCATCCACAAAAAGTACATACTTCGCTTAAATATGTTTTTAGTCTGCATTAATATTTCTAAGCAACAGTAGTAATTACTTGAGGTTTCTTTTCAGAACGCCTTGTTCTTTGAAGTACTGCACAGAGATAATTTGTAACTTTCTTGTGTTAAAAGTTAGCAGTTTTAACTACACACTAGTTTGTAGATTATAACTTGACAACATATTGCCAAACAAATTATGCTCATTTTGAGGTGAATTATATTGATCTATTCATTAAATCAGCATTCATCATTTCGCAGCTGACAGCTATTTAGTTATAAGCTGATCAAATAGAAAGTACGTACAAACTGGTTAATAGAGGGATGAAGCCACCCTGTTGTGATTGCTTTCACTGTGGCAATAGCTTCCAAACCTCCGGCAGCACCAAGACAGTGTCCAATCATAGACTGACACAGTATAATTTTGTTAGAACAAGTCAATCAGAGATAAAaagggtggagagagagagagagattaccttGGTTGCATTTATTTTGATCCCTGAGGTATTTTTGAACACCTTTTTTATGGCATTAATCTCGGCCAGGTCTCCAGCAAGAGTTGAAGTTGCATGCGCATTTATGTAGTTCACCTGAACAGTTAAAGAAATTGTACAATCAAGTTATCTCTGGCACCAAGTAGCTTATATGCTCAATTTCCAAAGGCAGACATGACGTCAGATAATGACAGGCAATCATCAGATTCTGCAGATGTGGGGTGACTACCCATAACAAAGATGTTTTATAAACTTTAGGAATTCCTTAAACTATTAACATAAGGCATCCACCATTTGAAGATCGGCCCAAAATATGACAGCTTTTTGTTTGGAGCCATCAGCTCTTACATCTAAATTCCCTCATGAGTGACTATAGAGCAGCATTATTCCTAGTATGAGTTGTGACATCACTTGAGCAGCCATCATGATCAGAAATAATCAACAGGCTGTGCAAGCCATATTTGTCGTTGAAGATGAATTCAGTTGACACATCTAAAGCTCATCTTTCTCCATACCCACATAGGCAAGGCAGATAGGAAAGTCTCATCACGACACAGACACACGCACATTAACGAAACTTAGTGTTTTCAAACATTAACTACTTACAACGAAACTTTCAGTGTTTTCATGATTGAACAGCATGATAGTACTAAGGATCTCCTAATTCCTTCAAATTTTATCTCTGCTTTTCAGTTTTTCTGAATTGTTTTGCTTTTCCAGTGTACCTGTTTGGCCAGGGGGATAAAGTCCTCCAGTAGCTTATTTTATCTGTAGCACTCGAAAGCTTGTCATATATTTTGGCTTAAAAATCCAATCAAGTGATGCCTAAATTACATAACCAAATAAAATTTCCTGCTATTAATGGCAACTCAGGCACAACCCTCACAACTTTTCGGAAGGGCCTGTCGTTATGTTGCCAATTTAGATTTGGCATGGCCAGTGATTGGCATCCACCAAAAAGGGCTGCAAAAACCAACGGTGAGGAGAGATAGCCATATCAGATTCTAGGATTGACACTAGCAACACCCTCTCAACCATGTGACGCGCACATAGCAAGATATGTTCTTTAGATTGCTTTCAAAGAAGTGAGGAAAGATGGTATGTGC
The sequence above is drawn from the Rhodamnia argentea isolate NSW1041297 chromosome 9, ASM2092103v1, whole genome shotgun sequence genome and encodes:
- the LOC115755990 gene encoding 60S ribosomal protein L18a; translation: MVTFRFHQYQVVGRALPTEADEHPKIYRMKLWATNEVRAKSKFWYFLRKLKKVKKSNGQVLAINEIFEKNPTKINNYGIWLRYQSRTGYHNMYKEYRDTTLNGAVEQMYTEMASRHRVRFPCIQIIKTATVPAKLCKRESTKQFHNSKIKFPLVFKKVRPPTRKLKTTYKASRPNLFM
- the LOC115755991 gene encoding 60S ribosomal protein L18a-like protein, which encodes MSQDDKSRGLIGDPQQSPNYYGTFQGVANYYNPPPPPPQLQQQQLFPPPVIGFPHPVPPPGSTGSPRFYPYGYQTVAGYAIVEGTPVREHRLPCCGLGIGWFLFLIGFFLGGIPWYIGTFLLICACPDRREKPGYVACAIASFLAVLAVTVGATRGPHRW